A genomic stretch from Leptodactylus fuscus isolate aLepFus1 chromosome 10, aLepFus1.hap2, whole genome shotgun sequence includes:
- the SLC18A3 gene encoding vesicular acetylcholine transporter, with amino-acid sequence MASENSPVKSAVEKLSIAMGERTKKIGSAMKEAHHQRRLILFIVCVALFLDNMLYMVIVPIIPDYIQSMRLDSEKHFRELNSSASYSNKSIIRPPYPTENEDIKIGVLFASKAILQLLVNPLSGTFIDRVGYDIPLLIGLIVMFFSTVIFAFAENYATLFVARSLQGLGSAFADTSGIAMIADKYTEEAERSTALGIALAFISFGSLVAPPFGGILYQFAGKRVPFLILACISLIDGVLLLAIIKPFANRTRENMPVGTPIHRLMIDPYIAVVAGALTTCNIPLAFLEPTIATWMKTTMGASEWQMGLTWLPAFFPHVLGVYITVKLAAKYPQYQWFYGAIGLVIIGASSCTVPACKSFEQLIIPLCGLCFGIALVDTALLPTLALLVDLRHVSVYGSVYAIADISYSVAYALGPIVASQIVHTMGFTQLNLGMGLVNVLYAPALLFLRNVCQMKPSRSERNILLDEEPKGLYDTIKMEERKAKSNKGLHKGEHIQDNTMDNYNVDQTGKYKSDEESSEYEYS; translated from the coding sequence ATGGCTTCAGAGAATTCACCAGTCAAATCCGCAGTGGAGAAACTATCCATTGCCATGGGTGAAAGAACTAAAAAAATTGGCTCAGCCATGAAAGAAGCCCACCACCAGAGGAGACTCATCCTGTTCATTGTCTGTGTGGCCCTTTTTCTCGATAATATGCTTTACATGGTGATAGTACCAATCATCCCAGACTATATACAAAGTATGAGGCTGGATAGTGAAAAACACTTCAGAGAACTAAATTCTAGTGCGTCTTACTCCAATAAATCGATCATCAGACCCCCGTACCCAACAGAGAATGAAGACATCAAAATAGGAGTCTTGTTTGCTTCCAAAGCTATCCTCCAGCTGCTGGTCAACCCTTTGAGCGGCACTTTTATAGACAGGGTTGGCTATGACATCCCTCTACTCATTGGACTCATTGTTATGttcttttctactgttatatttgCTTTTGCAGAGAATTATGCCACGCTCTTTGTGGCAAGAAGCCTACAAGGTTTGGGATCTGCCTTTGCAGACACTTCTGGGATCGCTATGATCGCAGACAAGTACACAGAGGAAGCAGAGAGGAGCACAGCCTTGGGCATAGCCTTAGCATTTATTTCATTCGGGAGTTTGGTTGCACCCCCTTTTGGAGGTATATTATACCAGTTTGCGGGTAAAAGAGTGCCGTTCCTTATTCTAGCTTGCATTTCCCTCATTGACGGTGTACTCTTGTTAGCAATCATAAAACCCTTTGCTAATCGGACTCGAGAGAACATGCCGGTGGGCACACCTATTCACAGACTCATGATTGACCCCTATATTGCAGTTGTAGCTGGGGCACTGACCACCTGTAACATTCCTTTGGCATTCTTGGAGCCCACCATAGCCACTTGGATGAAAACAACTATGGGAGCATCTGAGTGGCAAATGGGTCTGACTTGGCTGCCAGCTTTCTTCCCTCATGTTCTAGGTGTTTATATTACAGTAAAGCTTGCAGCCAAATACCCTCAATATCAGTGGTTCTATGGTGCTATAGGGCTGGTCATCATCGGTGCCAGCTCATGCACAGTACCAGCCTGTAAAAGTTTTGAGCAGCTTATTATCCCCTTGTGTGGTTTATGCTTTGGTATTGCCTTGGTAGATACTGCACTATTGCCCACTCTTGCCTTACTTGTAGATCTCCGCCATGTCTCTGTGTACGGAAGTGTCTATGCTATCGCAGATATATCCTACTCTGTGGCTTATGCTCTCGGGCCTATAGTTGCCAGCCAGATTGTTCATACTATGGGTTTCACCCAGCTTAACCTCGGTATGGGCCTCGTCAATGTGCTCTATGCTCCTGCGCTGTTGTTCCTCCGAAACGTGTGCCAAATGAAGCCATCGCGCTCCGAGAGAAACATCTTACTCGATGAGGAACCCAAGGGCTTGTATGATACAATTAAGATGGAGGAGCGTAAGGCTAAATCCAACAAGGGATTACATAAAGGTGAACATATACAGGACAATACTATGGACAATTACAACGTAGACCAAACAGGTAAATACAAGTCGGACGAAGAATCCTCCGAGTATGAGTATAGCTAG